From the genome of Biomphalaria glabrata chromosome 1, xgBioGlab47.1, whole genome shotgun sequence, one region includes:
- the LOC106079946 gene encoding uncharacterized protein LOC106079946 — protein sequence MNRRTLNLCIIIELKYGVTVPEIIHTIMATSDGLCIRMFSISSGLHIFWTLFFTAQTICHVISAQLHNDVKVVWRSSPSFGELTSHPMNSSTAEENRRNAKKAGSAFEGVMKKDLLNPSLFAKHLEMCCSTDETPGSEFQFQNIRSVIFSPQETNESACCAILKAALPNPFSMPCHENKGHNLINKLCSLLRKNQRSWRKELLSKSSPLAQYLQRYFTIPSHPGYKDYENVKPKHPNTTLNRAKRFTNWSNGVHSLTELNVWLINAEKLMDNISKDDVGSNSLNVQIYLDPTNREEIFNPFKNAHTSAELFLESLTSAEQQQTKMNKEKPTSNDWSELVSSSKLKRAKVKPDFTSGADNNKKKSALDSLEGVMAKFVQGSKSCSFRLETSVLAVPGCIPKSVVITRCHGSCPSRSVPEWRVDSLYYVDKCTCCMPLQYRIKKFDLECPAKNKGQATVRRVNLAYPFKCMCRPCENVPDIKAEQPYDY from the exons ATGAATCGAAGAACCTTAAATCTCTGCATAATTATAGAACTCAAATACGGAGTTACTGTTCCTGAAATTATCCATACCATAATGGCAACAAGTGATGGGCTCTGTATAAG AATGTTCTCAATATCGTCGGGGCTACACATCTTTTGGACCCTCTTTTTCACTGCACAGACAATATGTCACGTGATCTCTGCCCAACTCCACAATGACGTGAAAGTCGTCTGGAGATCTTCGCCATCGTTTGGTGAATTGACGTCACATCCTATGAACTCTTCAACGGCTGAAGAAAATAGGCGAAATGCTAAAAAAGCAGGAAGCGCCTTCGAAGGGGTGATGAAGAAGGACCTCTTAAATCCAAGTCTGTTTGCTAAGCATTTAGAGATGTGCTGTTCTACTGATGAAACTCCTGGAAGTGAATTCCAGTTCCAGAACATTCGATCGGTTATTTTTTCTCCACAAGAAACAAACGAATCTGCTTGTTGTGCCATCCTCAAGGCCGCTTTACCAAACCCATTCAGTATGCCATGTCATGAGAACAAGGGACACAATCTGATAAATAAATTGTGTTCACTCTTAAGGAAAAATCAACGCAGTTGGCGTAAAGAACTGTTGAGTAAGTCATCTCCCTTGGCCCAATATCTTCAACGCTATTTCACAATTCCTTCTCATCCGGGCTACAAAGATTACGAAAACGTAAAGCCTAAACACCCAAACACAACGCTAAATAGAGCTAAACGCTTTACAAATTGGTCTAACGGAGTCCACTCTCTAACCGAGCTAAACGTATGGTTAATTAATGCCGAGAAATTAATGGACAACATTTCCAAAGACGACGTGGGATCTAATTCTCTGAATGTACAGATATACCTCGACCCAACCAACAGAGAAGAAATATTTAATCCTTTTAAAAACGCTCACACTTCTGCTGAGCTCTTCCTAGAGTCCCTGACGTCTGCTGAACAACAGCAGACTAAAATGAATAAAGAGAAGCCAACCAGTAACGATTGGTCAGAGCTGGTAAGTAGTTCAAAGTTGAAAAGGGCAAAGGTGAAGCCAGACTTTACTTCCGGCGCTGacaacaataagaaaaaaagcGCACTAGATTCTTTGGAAGGAGTCATGGCGAAGTTCGTTCAAGGATCTAAGTCTTGCTCTTTCAGACTGGAGACAAGTGTCTTGGCTGTACCCGGATGTATCCCCAAGTCTGTTGTGATCACACGCTGCCACGGCTCCTGTCCATCAAGATCAGTGCCTGAGTGGAGGGTGGACAGTCTGTACTACGTGGACAAATGCACCTGCTGCATGCCTCTACAGTATAGAATCAAAAAGTTCGACCTGGAATGCCCAGCCAAAAATAAGGGTCAGGCGACGGTGAGGCGGGTCAATTTAGCATACCCTTTCAAGTGTATGTGCCGGCCATGCGAGAACGTTCCTGATATTAAGGCTGAACAACCATACGACTATTAA